The Fulvivirga maritima genome segment TACGCTCTTCTCCACAGTAAATGGTTCGAGTCTTAATTTATTTTCTCTAAGCAACTGATCTAATAATGAATTAACATCTACTTGCTGCGGATCTACTCTGGCTGCACTAATATCATGCACTGATGATAACCTCGATAGAATTTTATTAAGGTATTTAGTATCCTTATAGAACATATCAAAATAGGCTCTGGCCTTCTTTTCCTTTATCTCCATTAAAGCCAGATTAGACAAGCCCATAAGCCTGGCCAGCGGCCCCTTTATATCATGGGCCGTTTTATAAATAAAAGTATCCAGCTCTTCATAAGACCTTTCCAATTCCTTATTTTTCTGCTGTATAATCTTTCTCTTCTCCTGAGCTCTCCGGGTTTCTAACCTTTCATTTTCTAAGGCTTGCTCTGCCAGCACATTCTTAATCACATTTATCCTATCGGCCAAGCCAACAGAAAGCAAGGCTATTTCAAGAAGAATGGCTATCTGGACAGCATATTGACCGAAGTCATTGGGTAATGATCCACTTAATCGTTCTAAGGCAAACACAATACCTACTAATAAAAAGAGGGCATTGGCCGCCAAAAAATATCGGGCAGGAGTAAAACCACGCCTGACATTCTTAATTGCCAATATAAAAATGAGAATGAAACTAGTGGCAGCAGAAATGATGACCAGTGTGCGTCCTGTTTTCCAAAAACCAAGTAACATGATAATCATTAAAACCACTTCCAAAATCATCATCATAAGGGTCACTTTACCCAGTTTTGGATTTCTGTTACGGGTTTGTAAAAAACTTCTGGCAAATGACAGATAGGTAAGTGTAACAAAAGCCGGAGATAAAAACCTGATATAAAGGTCCATTCTTGGTGCACTTGATAACAAGGTATCTGCTAAATAGCCCCCATTGGAAGAGAAAAACACGATAAGAAAAAATAAAAAAACAATGTAGTACAGGTAGCTGGAGCTCCTAACCATGATCAGAAGAAAAAAATTATAAAAGAACATGATAAAAAGGGCGCCGTAGAATAACGACTGATATATCTTTTCCTTTTCAAAACTCAGGTAATAAGTATTGCCTGTGTATAATTTTATAGACTTTAAGGTGAAGCTTTTAAACTGATAAGAAATATTAGTAGTGCTTTTAAGCTTCACATATACTTTACGCATCTCATTCGCGGGAATTTCAATCTCATGAAAAACCATGAGACCAGATTTCACAGGCCTATCACTTACATGAATCAAATCACCACTTTTCGCCTGATCTATTACTCGATCATTTTCATCCAACACATAGAAATCTACCCAATCCGTAAAGGTGAAGTTAATCTTGCCTTGCATGGTCTCTTGGAGTTGATTTTCTATGTTAAAAGAAATCCATTGCATTTTATCTAACGATTTACCTTCTTCATATGGCGCAAAATCACCTTGCGTTAAGGCTTGTTCTAAAGATGTGTTTTCACTGGTATTCCAATATCTTAAATAAGGAGTAAGGTCAATTATACTATTGTCCTCATTTAAAATAAGTGCATTATTTTGCGCTATTCCTTGAGAAGAAATAACCCAAAACATGAGGATGCTACATACCGCAATTACTGGTTTAAAAGTCATTAAAATCAAAGGTTAACAATAGACCCTTATTACAGTGGATTTTACAATCAATAAAAAATATTCTATAATGAAATATAATAAATTTTCAATTGAATATTATTTTGAAATGAAATTGTAATTACTTCCTTTACTGCACTGGCGGTTAACGATTTATTTCTCGATTTTCACTGTTACAGAAAACGTTACCTACTTTTTTATTCTCATGAAGCTACTTAGAATTTTTTCTATCAGTATACTTTTTTTGCTGATTTGTGCGGAGGCGGAGAGTCAGACCATCAGACTTAACAGTGAGCAAGAAGAAGAAATTGTGGCTATCAATCAATTGAAATTTTTTCAGGATGCCACTGGAAAAACTTCATTCGAAAAGCTAAAACAAGAACCTGAGCTTTTTCGAAGTAATCAAAATTTTGCCGTTAAAGACTTTGATCCCAGCTCTACCTATTGGGTAAAAATGAAGGTTCGTTTTCCTGAACAGACTCAAAAACAATGGATTATAGAGTTTTATGATCAAACTATTGACCACATAGAAGCTTATATCCCCGATAAAAATGGCAAGTATAAAAAACTTGTTTTAGGAGACTTATACAATTTTGATCAGAAACCATTTCTTCATAAAAACTTCGAAATACCATTAGACTCTGAGCTTAAAGGCACTCAAGAGTTTTATTTCATGTTTCGATCAGCCACCAAGGCCGATGTAAGAATTGCTTTGAGAACCATCAACAGGTTTGTGCATTATTCGCTCAATGAGTATTACCTCTACGGTCTGTTTTATGGTATGATTCTGATCATAAGTCTATATAACCTACTGATTTTCACAGCCATTCGCGAAAGCAAATATCTTTTTTATACTTTCTACATTCTAAGTGTAGGCGTTTATGCTATGTGTGTAGATGGTGTAGCCTATCAATATCTGTGGCCTACCTCGCCTGAGTGGAACCAGATAGCCTACGGCTTTGCCCTATTCCTGCTTATTTTCTGGGCTTTAGTTTTTGGCCAAAGGTTTTTGAATACCAAAGTGAGGGCTCCTAAGCTACATGCCATATTACAGTGGACTATTGTGCTCAGAACGGCCCTATTTTTATATGCCCTTTTTATTGATAACTCTATGTTCGAGAAAAGAAACATAGAGATTATTCCGCTGTCACTTATATTTTATGCAGGCATTTATGTACTGATAAGGGGCTATAAACCTGCCCGTTTTTTCGTGATGGCTTATGGTATGTTATTCCTGGGCTTCTTGTTTAAGGCGCTGCTCAATCTCACCTTTTTGCCTTTTAATATCATTACTTATTACAGCTTGCACATTTGTTTCTTGTTCGAAATGTTATTCCTAAGTTTTGCACTGAGCGATAGGGTAAGAATTCTTAAAGATAACCGTGACAGAGCTCTGAAAAGAACACTTATACAGCACCAAGAAAATGTAAAACTGAAAGATAAGGTCAATAAAGAGTTGGAAAATCTGGTGGCCAAAAGAACCCGACAGCTAGAAGAAAAAAATCTGCTGTTAGAGCAGAGCAATCAGAAGTTGTATGAACAGACCAATGAGATTAATAAGATCAACTCTTTGTTAGATCTTGATAACTGGAAGCTGAAAAATAATATAAAAGAAATCCTTCAGGACAGGCTGATCAATAAAAACCTGACCTTAGAGCAGTTTAACAAGATCTTTCCTGATAAAATCAGCTGCTATAAATTTCTAGAAAAGCTAAAATGGGGGCAAGGTTATGAATGCCAGAAATGTGGTAACACCAAATACTCAGATGGCCACTCTAAGCTAGCCAGAAGATGCTCCAAGTGCGGTTATGATGAATCCATTACCAGCCACACCGTTTTCCACAGAATCAAATTCCCTATTGAAAAGGCCTTTTATATACTTTACATTACCAATAACAAAAATGTAGACTACACCCTGGATGAGCTCAGTGAGATGCTGGACCTGCGTCGTAATACGGTTTGGAACTTCAAAAAGAAAATTGAAAGTGTGTATCAGTCAGCAGACAGCTCTAACATACTCATCCATGATTTATTTACCGCTCACCTGAATTAGAATAGCCGATAGTGGCCTCCTCTCCTAAAAAGCGAGGTATCCATAGCAGGAACATGCCGCCCCTTCATATGCCTGTCTACAGAAGCATGGAAAAGTTGTGATATTATGTCAGATATCTGCCCCGCACCACGCATCCTGCGGCCAAATTCACTATCATTTACATTGCCACCGTGAACTTCACAGATTTGGTTCCAAACCTTATCAAACCGATCAGGGAAATTTTTCCTTAGCCAGTCTTCAAATACTTCTCCTATATAGCCATTGAGCCTCACCACAGTGTAGCCAGCAGAAACAGCTCCATGATCTGCCGCAGCTTTTATGATCTGAGGAATTTCATGATGGTTTAAGCCCGGAATAATCGGCGCGTTCATAATAGACACCGGCACTCCCGCTTTAGTCATTTGCTCTATAGCCTTGAGCTTTCTGGCCGCACTTGCCGTGCGAGGCTCCAGCTTAGCCCTCAGTTTCTCATCTAAAGAGGTAATAGACAAGGTAACTCGCACCAAATTAAGCTGAGCTAACTCTCTAAGAAGGTCCAGGTCTCTGAGCATAGTCACATTTTTAGAAATAATGCCTACCGGATTTCTGTATTTTAAAAAAATCTCAAGAAGTTTTCTAGTAATGCCCAGTTTACGCTCTAATGGCTGGTAGCAATCAGTATTCCCAGAAAGCATAATGGTTTCTGGTTGCCATGATTTTTGAAGAAAATGCTTCTCCAATAATTCAGGTGCATTTTTCTTTACTATGATTTTAGTTTCAAAATCAAGGCCGGCATTATAGCCCCAGTATTCATGCGTGCGCCGTGCATAGCAATAGATACAGCCATGCTCACAACCCTGATAAGGATTTAGCGAATAGGCCATCCCCACATCAGGACTTTCTACTTTATTAACTATCTTTTTGGGAGTCTCATATAACACCTGGGTAGGAATCTGCTCCATAAGTAATTCTTCATCGAGCCCTTCCCAATGTTCTGTTACATACTCCTGACTTAAATAAGGATTTTTAGTTTGAATTTGTGATCCTCTTCCTTTTCTATACTCTTCGCCCATTAAGTAAAATTACTATTTATTTTAGTAATTGCTACTTTTAATAGGTTTTAGCATAAAAATTTAAAGCCTACTCCATGTTGGTTAATAATCTCCACTGTAGGATCATCTTTCAGATATTTCCTAAGTTTAGAAATAAAAACGTCCATACTTCGGCCTAAAAAATAATCATCGCTGCCCCATACATGTTTTAAAATATCTTCTCTCTTTACTACCTCTCCTTTATGAGAGCATAAAAATTTCAGAACATCGGCCTCTTTCTGGGTGAGCATTTTCTCGGCTCCGGCTAATTTCAAACAAAGGTTTTCATAATCGAAAACGTACTTCCCAATTAAAAAAGTGCCGCTTTCAGCTTTACGCTGAGTTCTTTTAAGGAAAACTTCTATTCTGTAAATAAGCTCTTTAATATGAAATGGCTTAGTTATATAATCATCACCACCTACCTCAAAGCCTGTCAGTTTATCTTCCTGCATGGCCTTAGCGGTTAAAAAAATAATAGGCACTTCACTATCCATTTTTCTCAGCTCTTGGGCTAGCGTAAAGCCATCCTTTTTAGGCAGCATTACATCTAAAATACATAAATCAAAGGCCTCTTTCTGATAGGTAGATAACCCCTCATCGCCATCATGGCAGCGCGATACTTTATAACCATGCTGCACCAGGTTATCCTGAATTACAAAACCCAGGCTATTATCATCTTCTACCAGTAAAATATTTCTATTTGACATTTAAAAAACTGATTTCAAAAGTACTTCCCTGATCTGGTTCACTGTCTACTTTTATGGTTCCTTTATGGGCTCTGGTCACTATTTTAACATAATTCAGCCCCAAGCCAAATCCTTTCACATCATGAATATTGCCAGTAGGAACCCTAAAAAACTGATCAAATATTTTAGACTGATGCTGCTTGTTTATACCTACACCATTGTCTTTCACTTCAATAAAGAGCCGGCCATTTTCATTATACGTCCTAATTTCCACCTTGGGTACGGTATTGCAGTATTTAATAGCGTTATCTATCAGGTTAAAAATAACATTAGTGAGATGCAGCTTATCGCCAATCATTTCAGCATTGTCTGCTTCCAATTTGCAAATAATCTCACCACCTTTTTCGCCTAAGCTAAGCATCATACTCTTCTGAGTATCTTCTATGATATGATGCACATTGACCACCTCTGATTTCAGACTAATCTCCTGCTTGTTTAAATTAGCCATTTGCAACACTCTCTCCACCTGATGTTTCAATCGCAGGTTTTCATTTTCTATGATCATAGCATAGTTTCTTAACCTTTCTGGCTGCTCTACAATATTCGGATCCTTCAGCACATCGGTAGACAAGGCTATTGTAGAAATCGGCGTTTTAAACTCATGAGTCATATTATTAATAAAATCCTTCTGAATTTCAGAAAGCCTCTTTTGCTTTAAAATCACAAAAAGTGCATAAGCAAAAAATATGACTACGGTAAAAAGTACGGTAGAAGAAAATATCCATATACCCATTCTATCAGTGATAAAAGAAGCCTTATTAGGAAACTGTACACCAAAATAGTAATTCTGATTTTCCCATTTGGGCAACATAGAAGTGGAGGAAACCGGCCTATCGGGAGTCATAGAGACATAGCTACCATAGACCATTTTATCACTGGTACAGTCATAAATACCATATTCAAAATCTGCAGTAATATTCCGTTTTTCAAATTCAGCCCTCAATAGATGCTCTAAAAGACCAGCATCTATTTCATTATTAATCATTACCACATAATAATTAGTAGAAAGTTGTTTGATGGGATTGTTGGCAGGTTCTGCATCACTGAGTTTAAAGAAGCTTTGTGCCACATGATAAAGTGCCGTGTTTACTTCTCTATCAAAACGCTCCGTCTCGGTATTAAAGGCTTGCTTAAACCAATAGACCTGAGTTACTACAATACCTATTATAGAGATAGCAGCCAATATTACCAGCAAACGAATGGTTGTCCTTCTCATAACCCAAAGCTACGTATTATTAAAAACTGATAAGATAACACCTTTCAAAGAAAGAACATTATAAAAATATACTACGGTTTTTCTTATATTAATTCACTTAATTGATCGTTTTAAGCTCAAATCGACTAATTTGAAGTGCTGTTTAATCCTAAAAAGCAGCTCAATTTGTCCCCAAACCGCATTTTATCGCCTCATTAAAAATTTCCTGCTCATTTAGTATGCATGCATAACATATTTAATTATATTTGTTAAGCGCACTTTAAATCGATTGCAGTGAAGAGAGAAGAAACGATAGATCATAACATCAAGACCACCTGGCATGCTATATCCAGAATGTATAACCAGCAGGCGGCTAAAGAAGAAATTACAACGTCCATAGGATTTGTACTTCTCAACATATCATCTAAAGAAGGAACACCTGCAACCAAAATAGCGCCTCTGATGGGCTTGGAATCACGAAGCCTTACCAGGGTACTTAAAAATATGGAGGAAAAGGGGCTGGTGTATAGACAGCCAGATGCCACTGACAAAAGATCGGTGCGAATACACCTAACTGATGTGGGAAAGCGAAAAAAAGAATTCTCCAGGCAAACGGTACTGGCTTTTAATAACCACCTCAAAGAAGAAATCTCTGATGATAAATTAGCAGCCTTTTTTGAAGTAATAGAAGCCATTAACAAGACCATAGAACACAATAAAATATACAAAACGGAAAACCATAAAATCAACAATGAGAAGAATTAACAAAGTAGCCGTGTTAGGTTCGGGAATCATGGGTTCTCGGATTGCATGTCACTTCGCGAATATTGGAGTACAGGTGCTCTTGTTGGATATTGTCCCTCGTGAACTCAGCGAGCAGGAACAGAAGAAAGGGCTCACCCTTGAAGACAAAGCAGTAAGAAACAGAATTGTACAACAATCTTTTGACACTGCTATAAAATCTAAACCTGCACCACTGTATGACAATGCCTTCGCCAGCAGAGTTTCTCTAGGAAACTTTGATGATGACATGGAAAAGATCAAAGACTGCGACTGGACCATAGAGGTTGTAGTAGAAAATCTGGATATTAAGAAAAAGGTATTTGACCAGGTAGAAAAATACCGTAAGCCAGGCACGCTCATCACCTCTAACACTTCCGGTATTCCTATCCACCTTATGCTGGATGGCCGAAGCGATGACTTCCAAAAACACTTCTGTGGTACACACTTCTTTAACCCTCCACGCTATCTTAAGCTACTAGAAATTATTCCAACCCCTAAAACAGATCCTGAAATCATAGATTTCTTCATGCACTATGGAGATCTGTATTTAGGAAAAACCACCGTATTGTGTAAAGATACTCCGGCCTTTATAGCTAACCGTGTAGGTATTTATGCCATTCTTAAGGTAATAGATACTATGCAAAAACTTGATCTCAATGTAGATGAAGTAGACAAGCTTACCGGACCAGTAATAGGCAGACCAAAATCAGCTACCTTCAGAACATCTGATGTAGTAGGTCTTGATACTTTGATAAAAGTAGCCAATGGTCTGTATCAAGGGCTCCCTAATGATGAAGGAAGAGAGATTTTTAAACTACCAGAAGTAGTAGCCAAATTAGAAGAAAACAAATGGCTGGGAGATAAAACAGGTCAGGGTTTTTATAAAAAGACCAAAGATGAAAAAGGTAAAACTCAAATTCTTACCTTGGATCTTAAGACTTTAGAATATCACCCTAAAGCCAAGGCCAGCTTCGCTACCCTTGAAGCTACCAAGCCCATCGATAATTTAAAAGAAAGGTTCAAAGCTCTATTTGCCGGTAAAGACAAAGCTGGTGAATTCTACAGAGACTCATTCTATGCTTTATTCACTTATGTTTCTAACCGAATACCAGAAGTGGCCGATGAGCTTTACAAAATAGATGATGCCATTTGTGCTGGTTTTGGCTGGGAAGTAGGTCCGTTTGCTACCTGGGATGCCGTAGGTGTAAAAAAATCCATTGAAAAAATGGAAGAGATGGGCTACAAACCCAACCAATGGGTATATGATATGCTCGATGCCGGATTTGATTCTTTCTACACTGTTAAAGATGGCCTTAAGCATTATTATGACATCGATTCAAAATCATACAAAGCCATACCTGGAGCTGAAGAATACATTATCCTGGATGATATCAGAGGAAGCAAAAAGCTTTGGAGCAACGCTGGCGCCTCTATATTTGACCTTGGAGACGGTGTCCTCAACATAGAATTTCATAGCAAAATGAATACGCTGGGCAGCGAAGTGGTAGAAGGTATTAACAAAGCGATTGATATGGCCGAAAAAGATTATCATGGACTGGTAATCGGGAATCAAGGAGCTCAGTTCTCTGCCGGAGCCAATCTAGGTCTGATCTTTATGTATGCCATAGAGCAGGAATATGATGAAGTAGACTTCATGATCAGACATTTCCAAAACACCATGATGCGGGTAAGGTACTCTTCCGTACCGGTGGTAGTGGCTCCTCACGGACTTACCTTGGGTGGCGGGTGTGAAATGACCATGCATTCAGATGTAGTACAAGCTGCTGCAGAAACTTATATAGGTCTGGTAGAAGTAGGCGTGGGCCTAATCCCTGGTGGTGGCGGCACTAAAGAGCTTACCAAAAGAGTATCTGACTCACTAGAGGCTGGTGATGTAGAGCTCAATGCATTACAAAATTCATTCATGAACATAGCCACAGCTAAAGTAGCTACGTCAGCTCATGAGGCTATTGGCATGAACATTCTTAGTTCAAAAGATAAAATAACCATTAATAAAGACCGACAAATAGCTGAAGCCAAGGCTACAGTGCTGGAGTTGGCCGAAGCAGGTTATACTCAACCTATTCAGGCTACCAATATTAAGGTACAAGGAAAAACGGGTATGGCTCTGTTTATGGCTGGTGTTCACGGTATGAAAATGGGAAGATACATCTCTGACCATGATGTGAAAATAGCCAATAAAATAGCTTATGTAATGAGTGGCGGCGACCTTTCTTACCCACAAGAAGTATCAGAACAGTACCTTCTTGACCTGGAAAGAGAAGCCTTCCTTTCCTTAACCGGAGAGAAGAAAACACTGGAAAGAATTCAGAGTATTTTAACCACTGGTAAACCACTGAGAAATTAAAGAATATAGTATTGAGCAGATAGTAATTAGTACATAGAAGTTAGTAACAATTTAAAAATGAGTAGCTATAAGGATATAAAGATTGGGCAAAAAGCAGTGTCTAGCCTTTGAAAAGGTCCTAATAGACTATGAGCTATTTACTAAATACTAATCACTAAAACTAAAGAAACAATGAATGCATATATAATAAAAGGATTTAGAACAGCAGTAGGCCGAGCTAAAAAGGGTGGCTTCCGCTTCACTCGACCTGATGACTTGGCTGTGGAAACTATCAAGCATTTGGTAAGCTCTATTGATGGCCTGGAAAATGAAATGGTAGATGACCTGATAGTGGGTAATGCCGTACAGGAAGCTGAGCAAGGCATGCAAATGGGTAGAATGATATCACTCATGGCCTTAGGCATAGACACTCCCGGAATGGTGATCAACCGCTACTGTGGCTCGGGCTTAGAGGCTATTCATCTGGCTTCAGCAAAAATTAATGCTGGCATGGCAGATGTAGTAATAGCAGGAGGTACGGAATCCATGTCAATGGTGCCTGTAATGGGCTATAAAACAGCCTTAAATTATAAAATAGCCGCTGAACATCCTGACTATTACACCAGCATGGGCCTCACCGCTGAACAAATAGCTCAAGAATGGAAAATTTCAAGAGAAGATCAGGATGAATTTGCTTATAACTCGCACATGAAAGCGGTTACAGCTCAGAAAGAAGGTAAGTTCAAAGATGAAATTTTGCCCATTAATGTAACTGAAACCTATGTAGAAGAGGGGAAAAAGAAAACCCGTGAATATACAGTAGATACTGATGAAGGCCCAAGAGCTGATACCAGCAAAGAAGTATTAGGCAAGCTAAAACCAGTGTTTGCAGCGGGAGGGTCAGTAACAGCCGGTAACTCATCTCCTACTAATGACGGTGCTGCCTTCGTAGTGGTAATGTCAGAAAAAAAGGTGAAAGAACTGGGGCTGGAGCCAGTAGCCAGACTAGTGAGCTATGCTGTAGCTGGTGTAGAGCCTCGCATTATGGGGGTTGGCCCTACTTATGCGGTGCCTAAAGCACTAGATAGAGCGGGCTTAAAACTGAAAGACATTG includes the following:
- a CDS encoding PA0069 family radical SAM protein — protein: MGEEYRKGRGSQIQTKNPYLSQEYVTEHWEGLDEELLMEQIPTQVLYETPKKIVNKVESPDVGMAYSLNPYQGCEHGCIYCYARRTHEYWGYNAGLDFETKIIVKKNAPELLEKHFLQKSWQPETIMLSGNTDCYQPLERKLGITRKLLEIFLKYRNPVGIISKNVTMLRDLDLLRELAQLNLVRVTLSITSLDEKLRAKLEPRTASAARKLKAIEQMTKAGVPVSIMNAPIIPGLNHHEIPQIIKAAADHGAVSAGYTVVRLNGYIGEVFEDWLRKNFPDRFDKVWNQICEVHGGNVNDSEFGRRMRGAGQISDIISQLFHASVDRHMKGRHVPAMDTSLFRRGGHYRLF
- a CDS encoding 7TM diverse intracellular signaling domain-containing protein, whose protein sequence is MKLLRIFSISILFLLICAEAESQTIRLNSEQEEEIVAINQLKFFQDATGKTSFEKLKQEPELFRSNQNFAVKDFDPSSTYWVKMKVRFPEQTQKQWIIEFYDQTIDHIEAYIPDKNGKYKKLVLGDLYNFDQKPFLHKNFEIPLDSELKGTQEFYFMFRSATKADVRIALRTINRFVHYSLNEYYLYGLFYGMILIISLYNLLIFTAIRESKYLFYTFYILSVGVYAMCVDGVAYQYLWPTSPEWNQIAYGFALFLLIFWALVFGQRFLNTKVRAPKLHAILQWTIVLRTALFLYALFIDNSMFEKRNIEIIPLSLIFYAGIYVLIRGYKPARFFVMAYGMLFLGFLFKALLNLTFLPFNIITYYSLHICFLFEMLFLSFALSDRVRILKDNRDRALKRTLIQHQENVKLKDKVNKELENLVAKRTRQLEEKNLLLEQSNQKLYEQTNEINKINSLLDLDNWKLKNNIKEILQDRLINKNLTLEQFNKIFPDKISCYKFLEKLKWGQGYECQKCGNTKYSDGHSKLARRCSKCGYDESITSHTVFHRIKFPIEKAFYILYITNNKNVDYTLDELSEMLDLRRNTVWNFKKKIESVYQSADSSNILIHDLFTAHLN
- a CDS encoding sensor histidine kinase, yielding MRRTTIRLLVILAAISIIGIVVTQVYWFKQAFNTETERFDREVNTALYHVAQSFFKLSDAEPANNPIKQLSTNYYVVMINNEIDAGLLEHLLRAEFEKRNITADFEYGIYDCTSDKMVYGSYVSMTPDRPVSSTSMLPKWENQNYYFGVQFPNKASFITDRMGIWIFSSTVLFTVVIFFAYALFVILKQKRLSEIQKDFINNMTHEFKTPISTIALSTDVLKDPNIVEQPERLRNYAMIIENENLRLKHQVERVLQMANLNKQEISLKSEVVNVHHIIEDTQKSMMLSLGEKGGEIICKLEADNAEMIGDKLHLTNVIFNLIDNAIKYCNTVPKVEIRTYNENGRLFIEVKDNGVGINKQHQSKIFDQFFRVPTGNIHDVKGFGLGLNYVKIVTRAHKGTIKVDSEPDQGSTFEISFLNVK
- a CDS encoding 3-hydroxyacyl-CoA dehydrogenase/enoyl-CoA hydratase family protein; the encoded protein is MRRINKVAVLGSGIMGSRIACHFANIGVQVLLLDIVPRELSEQEQKKGLTLEDKAVRNRIVQQSFDTAIKSKPAPLYDNAFASRVSLGNFDDDMEKIKDCDWTIEVVVENLDIKKKVFDQVEKYRKPGTLITSNTSGIPIHLMLDGRSDDFQKHFCGTHFFNPPRYLKLLEIIPTPKTDPEIIDFFMHYGDLYLGKTTVLCKDTPAFIANRVGIYAILKVIDTMQKLDLNVDEVDKLTGPVIGRPKSATFRTSDVVGLDTLIKVANGLYQGLPNDEGREIFKLPEVVAKLEENKWLGDKTGQGFYKKTKDEKGKTQILTLDLKTLEYHPKAKASFATLEATKPIDNLKERFKALFAGKDKAGEFYRDSFYALFTYVSNRIPEVADELYKIDDAICAGFGWEVGPFATWDAVGVKKSIEKMEEMGYKPNQWVYDMLDAGFDSFYTVKDGLKHYYDIDSKSYKAIPGAEEYIILDDIRGSKKLWSNAGASIFDLGDGVLNIEFHSKMNTLGSEVVEGINKAIDMAEKDYHGLVIGNQGAQFSAGANLGLIFMYAIEQEYDEVDFMIRHFQNTMMRVRYSSVPVVVAPHGLTLGGGCEMTMHSDVVQAAAETYIGLVEVGVGLIPGGGGTKELTKRVSDSLEAGDVELNALQNSFMNIATAKVATSAHEAIGMNILSSKDKITINKDRQIAEAKATVLELAEAGYTQPIQATNIKVQGKTGMALFMAGVHGMKMGRYISDHDVKIANKIAYVMSGGDLSYPQEVSEQYLLDLEREAFLSLTGEKKTLERIQSILTTGKPLRN
- a CDS encoding MarR family winged helix-turn-helix transcriptional regulator, producing MKREETIDHNIKTTWHAISRMYNQQAAKEEITTSIGFVLLNISSKEGTPATKIAPLMGLESRSLTRVLKNMEEKGLVYRQPDATDKRSVRIHLTDVGKRKKEFSRQTVLAFNNHLKEEISDDKLAAFFEVIEAINKTIEHNKIYKTENHKINNEKN
- a CDS encoding response regulator transcription factor; translated protein: MSNRNILLVEDDNSLGFVIQDNLVQHGYKVSRCHDGDEGLSTYQKEAFDLCILDVMLPKKDGFTLAQELRKMDSEVPIIFLTAKAMQEDKLTGFEVGGDDYITKPFHIKELIYRIEVFLKRTQRKAESGTFLIGKYVFDYENLCLKLAGAEKMLTQKEADVLKFLCSHKGEVVKREDILKHVWGSDDYFLGRSMDVFISKLRKYLKDDPTVEIINQHGVGFKFLC
- a CDS encoding thiolase family protein, which encodes MNAYIIKGFRTAVGRAKKGGFRFTRPDDLAVETIKHLVSSIDGLENEMVDDLIVGNAVQEAEQGMQMGRMISLMALGIDTPGMVINRYCGSGLEAIHLASAKINAGMADVVIAGGTESMSMVPVMGYKTALNYKIAAEHPDYYTSMGLTAEQIAQEWKISREDQDEFAYNSHMKAVTAQKEGKFKDEILPINVTETYVEEGKKKTREYTVDTDEGPRADTSKEVLGKLKPVFAAGGSVTAGNSSPTNDGAAFVVVMSEKKVKELGLEPVARLVSYAVAGVEPRIMGVGPTYAVPKALDRAGLKLKDIDLIELNEAFAAQSLSVIRDLEMDMSKVNVNGGAIALGHPLGSTGARLSLTLLNEMRRRQGSKYGMVTACVGGGQGVAGIYEFLK
- a CDS encoding sensor histidine kinase; translation: MTFKPVIAVCSILMFWVISSQGIAQNNALILNEDNSIIDLTPYLRYWNTSENTSLEQALTQGDFAPYEEGKSLDKMQWISFNIENQLQETMQGKINFTFTDWVDFYVLDENDRVIDQAKSGDLIHVSDRPVKSGLMVFHEIEIPANEMRKVYVKLKSTTNISYQFKSFTLKSIKLYTGNTYYLSFEKEKIYQSLFYGALFIMFFYNFFLLIMVRSSSYLYYIVFLFFLIVFFSSNGGYLADTLLSSAPRMDLYIRFLSPAFVTLTYLSFARSFLQTRNRNPKLGKVTLMMMILEVVLMIIMLLGFWKTGRTLVIISAATSFILIFILAIKNVRRGFTPARYFLAANALFLLVGIVFALERLSGSLPNDFGQYAVQIAILLEIALLSVGLADRINVIKNVLAEQALENERLETRRAQEKRKIIQQKNKELERSYEELDTFIYKTAHDIKGPLARLMGLSNLALMEIKEKKARAYFDMFYKDTKYLNKILSRLSSVHDISAARVDPQQVDVNSLLDQLLRENKLRLEPFTVEKSVQAELVVYSDPGLLKFVISDLLDNAIKFIDPEKEEHIIEISARTVEDMLEINLVDNGIGIKEEDIPSLFEMFTRAAAIHGSIGLGLYMVNLAAARLGGSVVLVTNEANIAHFRVRIPINYAKEE